The DNA segment GTTCGTGGTTTCACACAAGATGACGCGCATATTTTCTGTGCTGAAAATCAGATCCAGGATGAGGTTTCATCGTGCATTCGTATGGTGTATGACACTTACAGTACCTTTGGCTTTAAAAATATTGCTGTAAAACTGTCTACCCGTCCAGAAAAACGTATTGGTAGTGACGAAATGTGGGATCGTGCAGAAGAAGCACTGAGCGAAGCATTGAAGCACAACAATATCGAATTCGACCTGCAACCGGGGGAAGGTGCCTTCTACGGTCCGAAGATCGAATTTACGCTGCATGATTGTCTGGATCGCGCATGGCAATGTGGCACTGTGCAGCTCGACTTTGCATTACCAGGTCGTCTGAGTGCAACTTATGTTGGTGAAGATAACGACCGTCACGTACCCGTTATGATCCACCGGGCTATTCTTGGTTCTATGGAGCGCTTTATTGGTATCCTGACTGAAGAGACTGCTGGATATTTCCCACTTTGGTTAGCACCATTACAGGCTGTCGTGATGAATATCACGGATAATCAGGCTGATTATGTGAAGCAAGTGGTTAATATTTTGAATGAATCAGGTATCCGAGCAAAAGCGGACTTGAGAAATGAGAAGATTGGCTTTAAAATCCGCGAGCATACTTTGAAACGCGTTCCTTACATGCTGGTCTGTGGCGATAAAGAAATGGAAGCAGGCGAAATCGCAGTAAGAACCCGTAAAGGTGTTGATTTAGGCAAATTCAAAGTAACTGATTTAGTAGACAAGTTACGCAAAGAAATCAGCACTCGTGTATTAAATATTGTGGAGGAATAAACTATAAACGGCGCAAAGAAAACTGGAAAACAAGCACCGCGTACCCGCATCAACGGTGAGATTCGTCTAAAAGAAGTTCGACTTGTCGGTCTTGAAGGCGAAGCCCTTGGCATTGTCTCTATCGAAGAGGCCTTAGATGCAGCGATTAAAGCAGGTGTAGACTTGGTTGAAATCAGCCCAACTGCTGAACCACCAGTTTGTCGTATTATGGATTTTGGCAAATTCCTCTATGAAAAGAGCAAATCTGTCAAAGAACAAAAGAAGAAAACCAAACAGATCCAGATCAAGGAAATTAAATTCCGTCCTGGAACTGATGAAGGCGACTATCAGGTAAAACTACGCAACCTGATTCGTTTTCTAGAGGAAGGGGATAAGGCCAAAGTAACACTGCGTTTCCGCGGTCGTGAAATGGCACATCAAGACCTCGGCATGAACGTTCTGGAACGCGTAAAAGCTGACCTGGAAGAGATTGCTGTAGTGGAGTCTTTCCCGAAAGTGGAAGGTCGCCAAGCAGTCATGATGTTAGCCCCGAAAAAACGGTAATTAGGCTTTCAAGTAGAACGACCATCAGATCTCGGTCTGATGGTTTTTTTCGCCTGATTACATAACTGGCAAATACAATGCGGAGTTCGTATGCCAAAAATGAAAACTGACCGTGGTGCTGCGAAGCGCTTCAAAAAAACCGGTTCCGGTGGTTTTAAGTGCAAGCACGCTAACAAGCGTCACATCCTGACCAAGAAAACTACCAAGCGTAAGCGTCACTTGCGTGCGCCAGGCATGGTGGCCAAACCTGATTTGGCTCGAGTTGCAGCAATGCTGCCATACGCATAAGGGAAGGATTGACAAATGCCAAGAGTTAAACGTGGTGTGACTGCTCGTGCGCGTCACAAAAAAGTTCTGAATGCAGCCAAAGGTTATTACGGTGCTCGTTCCCGTATCTACCGTGTAGCCGTTCAAGCGGTTACTAAAGCTGGTCAGTATGCTTACCGTGACCGTCGTCAGAAAAAACGTCAATTCCGTCAATTGTGGATTGTACGTATCAACGCTGCAGCTCGTTTAAACGGTCTGTCTTACAGCCGTTTCATCAACGGTCTGAAAAAAGCTTCTATCGAAATCGATCGTAAGATCCTTTCCGATATCGCAGTTCATGATAAAGCGACCTTTACCGCACTGGTAGAGAAAGCGAAAGCCGCACTGGCTTAATCAAGTACATTGCGAAGAGGGAGGCGAAAGCCTCCCTTTTTTTATCTGTTTTTCCCGTCAATTTGTTTTATTTCCTCGATTTAGCCTTTTCTGGCTCATGATTTGTTAGTTAATCGTCCGCATAACAACTGAATCTGTGATTCAGTCTTTTGATTGCCTTATTACCGATTTATACTAGGCGGTTATGATCAAAGCGTAATTGGTTATCGCTCGACAGAGCAGCAATCTGCAGAACAAAACCTTGTCAGACAAGGGTAATGAGGGAAACATGCAGCAACTAGAAGAAGTCGTCGTCAGTGCACTGACGAAAATTGCCGAAGCAAATGACAATAACGCGCTGGAAGCGTTACGTGTTGAGTATTTTGGTAAAAAGGGTGTTTTTACTGAACAGATGAAATCACTGGCTGGTTTATCAGCGGAAGAACGTCCAGCAGCTGGGCAGCTGATCAATCAGGCGAAAGAAAAAGTTCAAAACGCATTAAATGACCGTCGTGAAGCATTAACCACTGCTGAGTTAGCTATCAAATTAGCGGCAGAGACTATTGACGTATCACTACCTGGCCGTCGTTTTGAAAATGGTGGTATTCATCCTGTTACCCGCACTATTGAGCGCATGGAGCGCATTTTTGGTGAGCTGGGCTTTACGACTGCATACGGCCCAGAGATCGAAGACGACTTTCATAATTTTGATGCGTTAAATATTCCCGGACACCATCCTGCACGCACTGATCATGACACTTTCTATTTCAACCCGACATTGATGCTGCGTACTCACACCTCTGGTGTGCAGATCCGTACCATGGAAAAACAGCAGCCACCAATTCGCATTATTGCTCCGGGTCGTGTGTATCGTAACGATTACGATCAGACGCATACCCCTATGTTCCATCAGGTTGAAGGTTTGCTGATTGATGAAAATATCAGTTTCACTAACCTGAAAGGGATCTTGCACGATTTCCTGCGTAATTTCTTTGAAGAAGATTTACAGATCCGCTTCCGTCCTTCTTATTTCCCATTTACAGAGCCAAGTGCTGAAGTGGATGTTATGGGTAAGAATGGCCGTTGGTTGGAAGTATTGGGCTGCGGCATGGTACATCCGAATGTACTGCGTTCAGTTGGGATTGATCCTGAGAAGTACTCTGGTTTTGCCTTCGGAATGGGGGTTGAACGTCTGACAATGTTGCGCTACGGCGTTAACGATTTGCGTGCGTTCTTCGAAAATGACCTTCGTTT comes from the uncultured Tolumonas sp. genome and includes:
- the pheS gene encoding phenylalanine--tRNA ligase subunit alpha gives rise to the protein MQQLEEVVVSALTKIAEANDNNALEALRVEYFGKKGVFTEQMKSLAGLSAEERPAAGQLINQAKEKVQNALNDRREALTTAELAIKLAAETIDVSLPGRRFENGGIHPVTRTIERMERIFGELGFTTAYGPEIEDDFHNFDALNIPGHHPARTDHDTFYFNPTLMLRTHTSGVQIRTMEKQQPPIRIIAPGRVYRNDYDQTHTPMFHQVEGLLIDENISFTNLKGILHDFLRNFFEEDLQIRFRPSYFPFTEPSAEVDVMGKNGRWLEVLGCGMVHPNVLRSVGIDPEKYSGFAFGMGVERLTMLRYGVNDLRAFFENDLRFLKQFK
- the rplT gene encoding 50S ribosomal protein L20, which translates into the protein MPRVKRGVTARARHKKVLNAAKGYYGARSRIYRVAVQAVTKAGQYAYRDRRQKKRQFRQLWIVRINAAARLNGLSYSRFINGLKKASIEIDRKILSDIAVHDKATFTALVEKAKAALA
- the rpmI gene encoding 50S ribosomal protein L35, which codes for MPKMKTDRGAAKRFKKTGSGGFKCKHANKRHILTKKTTKRKRHLRAPGMVAKPDLARVAAMLPYA
- the infC gene encoding translation initiation factor IF-3, encoding MNGAKKTGKQAPRTRINGEIRLKEVRLVGLEGEALGIVSIEEALDAAIKAGVDLVEISPTAEPPVCRIMDFGKFLYEKSKSVKEQKKKTKQIQIKEIKFRPGTDEGDYQVKLRNLIRFLEEGDKAKVTLRFRGREMAHQDLGMNVLERVKADLEEIAVVESFPKVEGRQAVMMLAPKKR